A region of Massilia sp. WG5 DNA encodes the following proteins:
- a CDS encoding DUF4136 domain-containing protein, which produces MKRTMIAAVASLTLLLGGCATTIRSDVTTFHQWPAQMADKSYAFEAPAPQDDTLELQNYENLVRGQLARMGFHEAPQSPALKVAVRFTTVDVPTQVLYPSMAPFYPYSARFGYGGFRRRYWGGGWYNPFYDPFWGPVPRYDVEEEHRYHRQVQISISSAADHKRLFDVTVRNVSKTMSTPAVMPALVQSAFEGFPGPNGGARVIELKQEQKG; this is translated from the coding sequence ATGAAACGCACTATGATCGCCGCGGTAGCGTCGCTGACCCTGCTGCTCGGCGGCTGCGCGACCACGATCCGCAGCGATGTCACCACCTTCCACCAGTGGCCGGCCCAGATGGCCGACAAGAGCTATGCCTTCGAGGCCCCGGCCCCGCAGGACGATACCCTCGAGCTGCAGAATTACGAAAACCTGGTGCGCGGCCAGCTGGCGCGCATGGGCTTCCATGAAGCGCCGCAGTCGCCGGCCCTGAAGGTGGCGGTGCGCTTCACCACGGTCGACGTGCCGACCCAGGTCCTGTACCCGTCGATGGCGCCCTTCTATCCCTACTCGGCGCGCTTCGGCTACGGCGGCTTCCGGCGCCGCTACTGGGGCGGCGGCTGGTACAACCCCTTCTACGATCCGTTCTGGGGTCCGGTGCCGCGCTACGATGTGGAGGAAGAGCACCGCTACCACCGCCAGGTGCAGATCTCGATCTCCTCGGCGGCCGACCACAAGCGCCTGTTCGACGTCACGGTGCGCAACGTCAGCAAGACCATGTCGACCCCGGCCGTGATGCCGGCCCTGGTGCAGAGCGCCTTCGAAGGCTTCCCGGGACCGAACGGCGGGGCGCGGGTGATCGAGCTGAAGCAGGAGCAGAAGGGCTGA
- a CDS encoding quinone oxidoreductase: MAKAIRYARTGGPEVLEYVDVEVGEPGPGEARVRNHAIGLNFIDVYFRNGLYPAPLPGGLGQEGAGVVEAVGPGVTHVRPGDRVAYAARPNGAYSELRVMPADILVRLPDEIDFETGAAMMLQGLTVQYLFRRTYPLQAGDTILFHAAAGGVGLIACQWARALGVNLIGTVGSNEKAELARQHGAAHVINYNTEDVVQRVLEITNGAKVPVVYDSVGKDTFSRSLDCLQPLGLMVSFGNSSGAVPPFALSELVSRGSLYITRPTLQTYAAKREDLESMAADLFQMVTSGKIKIEIHQRFPLADAAQAHIALESRRTTGKTILLP; encoded by the coding sequence ATGGCTAAAGCGATCCGTTATGCGCGCACCGGCGGTCCCGAGGTGCTGGAATACGTCGACGTCGAAGTGGGCGAGCCCGGTCCCGGCGAGGCGCGGGTGCGCAACCATGCGATCGGCCTGAACTTCATCGACGTCTACTTCCGCAACGGCCTGTATCCGGCGCCGCTGCCGGGCGGCCTGGGGCAGGAGGGCGCGGGCGTGGTCGAGGCGGTGGGGCCCGGCGTGACCCATGTGCGGCCCGGCGACCGGGTGGCCTATGCGGCGCGCCCGAACGGCGCCTACAGCGAGCTGCGCGTGATGCCGGCCGATATCCTGGTCAGGCTGCCGGACGAGATCGACTTCGAGACCGGCGCCGCGATGATGCTGCAGGGCCTGACCGTGCAGTACCTGTTCCGCCGCACCTATCCGCTGCAGGCCGGCGACACCATCCTGTTCCATGCCGCCGCCGGCGGCGTCGGCCTGATCGCCTGCCAGTGGGCGCGCGCACTCGGCGTGAACCTGATCGGCACGGTGGGGTCAAACGAGAAAGCGGAGTTGGCCAGGCAGCATGGCGCGGCGCACGTCATCAACTACAACACCGAGGATGTGGTGCAGCGCGTGCTCGAGATCACGAATGGAGCGAAGGTGCCGGTGGTCTACGACTCGGTCGGCAAGGACACCTTCAGCCGCTCGCTCGACTGCCTGCAGCCGCTGGGATTGATGGTCAGCTTCGGCAACTCGTCCGGCGCGGTGCCGCCGTTCGCGCTGTCCGAGCTGGTGTCGCGCGGCTCGCTCTACATCACGCGGCCGACGCTGCAGACCTATGCGGCCAAACGGGAAGACCTCGAGTCAATGGCGGCCGACCTGTTCCAGATGGTCACCAGCGGCAAGATCAAGATCGAGATCCACCAGCGCTTCCCGCTGGCGGACGCAGCCCAGGCCCATATCGCGCTGGAATCGCGGCGCACCACCGGCAAGACCATCCTTCTGCCATGA
- a CDS encoding methylglyoxal synthase, with the protein MKPRIALIAHDKKKDDMIALAAEYRDFLGRCTLTATGTTGGRLNNELGLDVTRMHSGPLGGDLQIGAHLVNGEIDCVIFLRDPMTSQPHEPDINALVRACDVHNIPCATNVSSARLVLTRLMELS; encoded by the coding sequence ATGAAACCACGCATCGCCCTGATTGCCCACGACAAGAAGAAAGACGACATGATCGCGCTCGCCGCCGAGTACCGGGACTTCCTGGGCCGCTGCACGCTGACCGCCACCGGCACCACCGGCGGCCGCCTGAACAACGAGCTCGGCCTCGACGTCACGCGCATGCACTCGGGCCCGCTGGGCGGCGACCTGCAGATCGGCGCCCACCTCGTCAACGGCGAGATCGATTGCGTGATCTTCCTGCGCGACCCCATGACCTCGCAGCCGCACGAGCCCGACATCAATGCCCTGGTGCGCGCCTGCGACGTCCATAACATCCCGTGCGCCACCAATGTGTCGAGCGCGCGCCTGGTCCTGACCCGCTTGATGGAACTGTCCTGA
- a CDS encoding DMT family transporter → MSKIAIDTSVAPAPRSALVGGLAIAIAGAVLFSTKAVVAKLLYRYHIDAVTLIAFRMLFSLPVFAGVAIWKMRTQPPLSSTDRWRLVGLGLVGYYLSSYLDFLGLQYISVGLERLILFLTPTFVLLITAVFLKRRIGKAEWLALGLSYCGIVLVFVHDLRGGAGSIVTGSLLVLGSAMAYAAYLLGTGEMVRRIGSLRLVAYAMCVSSVACIAQFFILRPASMLVQPWQVYGLSLVNGIFCTIFPVFMTMVAVQRIGAATASQAGMIGPVSTLFLGWALLGEPITAVQMAGTGLVLAGIYMLSLKKT, encoded by the coding sequence ATGAGTAAAATTGCAATCGACACTTCCGTTGCGCCGGCCCCACGTTCGGCACTGGTCGGCGGACTCGCCATCGCCATCGCCGGCGCCGTTCTGTTTTCCACCAAGGCCGTAGTCGCCAAACTGCTGTATCGCTACCACATCGATGCAGTCACCTTGATCGCCTTCAGGATGCTGTTCTCGCTGCCGGTATTTGCCGGCGTGGCGATCTGGAAGATGCGGACCCAGCCGCCGTTGTCCAGCACCGACCGCTGGCGCCTGGTGGGCCTGGGCCTGGTCGGCTACTACCTGTCCAGCTACCTCGACTTCCTGGGGCTGCAGTACATCTCGGTCGGGCTGGAGCGCCTGATCCTGTTCCTGACCCCGACCTTCGTGCTCCTGATTACCGCCGTGTTCCTGAAGCGCCGCATCGGCAAGGCGGAGTGGCTGGCGCTGGGCCTGTCCTACTGCGGCATCGTGCTGGTGTTCGTGCACGACCTGCGGGGCGGGGCCGGCAGCATCGTCACCGGTTCCCTGCTGGTGCTGGGCTCGGCGATGGCGTATGCGGCCTACCTGCTGGGCACCGGCGAGATGGTGCGGCGCATCGGTTCGCTGCGCCTGGTGGCCTACGCGATGTGCGTCTCGAGCGTGGCCTGCATCGCCCAGTTCTTCATCCTGCGCCCGGCCTCGATGCTGGTCCAGCCCTGGCAGGTCTACGGACTCTCGCTCGTGAACGGGATATTCTGTACCATCTTCCCGGTCTTCATGACCATGGTCGCGGTGCAGCGCATCGGCGCCGCGACCGCCTCGCAGGCCGGTATGATCGGCCCGGTGTCCACGCTGTTCCTGGGCTGGGCGCTGCTGGGCGAGCCGATCACGGCCGTGCAGATGGCCGGCACGGGCCTGGTGCTGGCGGGGATCTATATGCTGTCGCTGAAAAAAACTTAA